A genome region from Nocardia sp. NBC_00565 includes the following:
- a CDS encoding dienelactone hydrolase family protein produces MHFTAETSSNGVVERDFTLGEVPGVLFSPASGADPAPLVLMAHSGGQHKRAPGIVGRAHRFVTDCGFHVAAIDAPGHGDRPRTAADEQHIAALRQAQAAGEPLGPVVVEIHIDLAARAVPEWQATLDALQKLPQIGAESPVGFWGIMQGTGIGVPLAAAEPRITAAVFGCLGDESLTEAAGQITVPLEFLLQWDDEHIDRRSGLALFDAFASKEKTLHANAGGHGDLPRFEVDSATRFFARHLGRAATSPA; encoded by the coding sequence ATGCATTTCACTGCGGAGACATCGTCGAACGGTGTCGTCGAACGCGATTTCACGCTGGGTGAGGTCCCCGGCGTGCTCTTCTCGCCCGCATCGGGCGCCGATCCCGCACCCCTGGTGCTGATGGCGCACAGCGGCGGCCAGCACAAGCGAGCACCGGGAATCGTGGGCCGCGCACACCGCTTCGTCACCGACTGCGGTTTCCACGTCGCCGCCATCGACGCGCCCGGACACGGCGACCGACCCCGCACCGCGGCCGACGAGCAACACATCGCAGCCCTACGGCAGGCGCAGGCGGCGGGCGAGCCGCTCGGTCCGGTCGTCGTGGAGATCCACATCGACTTGGCGGCACGTGCCGTGCCGGAATGGCAAGCAACCCTGGACGCCCTGCAGAAACTGCCGCAGATCGGCGCCGAATCGCCGGTCGGCTTCTGGGGCATCATGCAGGGCACCGGGATCGGAGTGCCGCTGGCGGCGGCCGAACCCAGGATCACCGCCGCGGTCTTCGGTTGTCTCGGAGATGAATCCCTGACCGAGGCAGCGGGACAGATCACTGTCCCGCTCGAATTCCTGCTCCAGTGGGACGACGAGCACATCGACCGCCGCTCGGGTCTCGCATTGTTCGACGCCTTCGCCTCGAAGGAAAAGACGTTGCACGCCAACGCGGGCGGACACGGCGACCTCCCCAGATTCGAGGTCGACAGCGCAACCCGCTTCTTCGCCCGCCATCTCGGCCGAGCCGCCACGTCACCGGCCTGA
- the xylB gene encoding xylulokinase: MAIVAGVDSSTQSCKIVVCDADTGEILDEAHTPHPDGTEVPAESWWRALCSAGDGLLDRVDAVAVAGQQHGLVTLDAEGHPVRDALLWNDIRSAAAAEDLVAELGGPQMWADAVGSVPLAAFTVAKLRWLADHEPENADRTHRVLLPHDYLTWRLRDGPADPTIEPTTDRGDASGTGYWSPAGHYRKDLLAHAFRGRTPELPRVAAPAEAVGRTPTGALVAAGTGDNAGAALGLGIADGDVVISLGTSGTVYTRSDTPSADPTAAIAGFADATGAFLPLVCTLNAARVLDATAALLGVDLAELETLARQAPPGADGLVLLPYLAGERTPNLPQATGSLHGLRPETLRPSHIARAAVEGMLCNMADALEHLRATGVEIRRILLIGGAARSTLVAELAAQLIGVAVTVPEPNEYVALGAARQAAWALGGTARPPNWPAHTIAEYRAPSDGGAIGLRIRAEYERARQALYRR; encoded by the coding sequence ATGGCCATTGTCGCTGGGGTGGACAGCTCCACGCAGTCGTGCAAGATCGTCGTCTGCGACGCCGACACCGGCGAGATCCTGGACGAAGCGCACACGCCACATCCGGACGGCACCGAGGTCCCCGCCGAATCCTGGTGGCGGGCACTGTGTTCGGCGGGCGACGGCCTGCTGGATCGGGTCGACGCGGTGGCAGTGGCCGGTCAGCAGCACGGGCTGGTCACACTGGACGCCGAGGGGCATCCGGTGCGGGATGCGTTGCTGTGGAACGATATTCGATCGGCCGCCGCGGCCGAGGACTTGGTCGCCGAACTGGGCGGCCCGCAGATGTGGGCCGATGCCGTCGGCAGCGTGCCACTGGCCGCGTTCACCGTCGCCAAGCTGCGCTGGCTCGCCGATCACGAGCCCGAAAACGCCGACCGGACGCACCGGGTGCTGCTGCCGCACGACTACCTGACCTGGCGGCTGCGCGACGGACCAGCCGATCCCACCATCGAACCGACCACCGACCGCGGCGACGCCTCGGGCACCGGCTACTGGTCGCCCGCCGGACACTATCGCAAAGACCTGCTCGCCCACGCCTTCCGGGGCCGGACGCCGGAACTCCCGCGCGTCGCCGCACCCGCCGAAGCAGTCGGACGCACCCCCACCGGCGCATTGGTCGCGGCGGGCACCGGTGACAATGCCGGTGCCGCACTCGGTTTGGGCATCGCCGACGGCGACGTCGTGATCTCCCTCGGTACCAGCGGCACCGTCTACACCCGCAGCGACACGCCCAGCGCCGATCCCACCGCGGCGATCGCCGGATTCGCCGACGCCACCGGCGCTTTCCTACCACTGGTGTGCACACTCAACGCCGCGCGCGTACTGGACGCCACCGCTGCCCTACTCGGCGTAGACCTGGCCGAGTTGGAAACCCTTGCGCGCCAGGCACCGCCGGGCGCCGACGGGCTCGTACTCCTGCCCTACCTCGCGGGCGAACGCACCCCAAATCTGCCGCAGGCCACCGGCAGTCTGCACGGCCTGCGTCCGGAAACCCTGCGCCCCAGCCATATTGCCCGCGCCGCCGTCGAGGGCATGCTCTGCAATATGGCCGACGCGCTAGAGCATCTGCGCGCCACCGGCGTCGAGATCCGCCGCATCCTGCTGATCGGCGGCGCGGCCCGCTCCACCCTGGTCGCCGAACTCGCCGCCCAGCTGATCGGAGTCGCGGTCACGGTGCCCGAGCCGAACGAATACGTCGCACTCGGCGCGGCTCGGCAGGCGGCCTGGGCGCTCGGCGGCACCGCGCGGCCGCCGAACTGGCCCGCACACACCATCGCCGAGTATCGCGCGCCCAGCGACGGCGGGGCGATCGGCCTGCGGATCCGGGCGGAGTACGAACGCGCACGACAGGCGCTGTACCGCCGGTAA
- a CDS encoding glycoside hydrolase family 172 protein, translating into MTAPGSASELWRLDAARTRSISAENPTGSPGAGARATEGTGAHAARRLGPGWKIAPSIHLAAGETATLADVSGPGVFRHCWLTTDRTVLRLLALRMYWDDESEPSIDLPLGDFFCNGWDELALVRSEMVVVAPAGGLNSYWPMPFRERARITLHNGSDRAVPVYYQFTYNEEDVPESAGYLHALRRHSTPLGTPAVHTILDAVPGPGRYVGTYLAIRPGAPGWWGEGEVKFYLDGDTTHPTLCGTGTEDYFGGAWNFDLDGAYHTYSTPYLGLHQVLPADEIYRPHQRFGMYRWHIRDPICFQRELRVTIQALGWDDERTYLPLENSDIATTALWYQGARRVPMIQPSRSTTG; encoded by the coding sequence GTGACCGCCCCGGGGTCGGCATCGGAACTCTGGCGGCTCGACGCCGCACGCACCCGCTCGATCAGCGCGGAGAATCCGACCGGCTCCCCCGGCGCCGGTGCTCGCGCGACCGAAGGCACCGGCGCGCACGCGGCCCGGCGGCTCGGCCCCGGCTGGAAGATCGCACCGTCGATCCACCTCGCGGCGGGCGAAACCGCAACGCTCGCTGACGTTTCCGGCCCCGGTGTCTTCCGCCACTGCTGGCTCACCACCGACCGCACCGTACTCCGGCTACTCGCCCTGCGCATGTACTGGGACGACGAATCGGAGCCGTCGATCGACCTGCCGCTCGGCGACTTCTTCTGCAACGGTTGGGACGAACTGGCGCTGGTGCGCTCGGAGATGGTGGTCGTGGCCCCCGCCGGTGGCCTGAACAGCTACTGGCCCATGCCTTTTCGCGAGCGGGCCCGGATAACCCTGCACAACGGCAGTGACCGCGCGGTCCCGGTCTACTACCAGTTCACCTACAACGAGGAAGACGTACCCGAATCCGCCGGATATCTGCACGCGCTGCGCCGCCACAGCACACCGCTCGGCACGCCCGCCGTGCACACCATCCTCGACGCGGTGCCCGGCCCGGGCCGGTATGTCGGCACCTACCTGGCCATCCGGCCGGGCGCACCGGGCTGGTGGGGCGAGGGCGAAGTGAAGTTCTACCTCGACGGCGACACCACCCATCCGACCCTGTGCGGCACCGGTACCGAGGACTACTTCGGCGGCGCCTGGAATTTCGATCTCGACGGCGCGTACCACACCTACTCGACGCCCTATCTCGGCCTGCACCAGGTACTGCCCGCGGACGAGATCTACCGGCCGCACCAGCGATTCGGGATGTACCGCTGGCATATTCGCGATCCGATCTGTTTCCAACGGGAACTGCGCGTGACGATTCAGGCGCTCGGCTGGGATGACGAGCGCACCTACCTGCCACTGGAAAACTCCGATATCGCGACGACGGCGCTGTGGTACCAGGGCGCGCGCCGGGTACCGATGATTCAGCCTTCGAGGTCGACGACGGGCTGA
- a CDS encoding FGGY-family carbohydrate kinase yields MFVGVDIGTSSSKGVLVRPDGTVVARSVRKHGVSTPQPGWVEHDAERVWWAEFEAIIRELLDAADGATLDALAVSGIGPCLLPADGAGKPLRPAILYGVDTRATAEIAELNREFGAEAVLTRGGSPLTTQAVGPKLRWLARNEPQVAARTAMLLMASSFLVHRLTGRYVLDHQSASQCVPIYDMRQRDWALDWAAAVAPGLKLPELAWPTEVVGRVSAAAASATGLPAGLPVTTGTIDAWAEAASVGVRAPGDAMIMYGTTMFLVQVLTEPRPHPGLWLTCGTWPGTYTSAAGMATSGAVTDWLRKLVGGDFTDLVTEAAEVPAGSRGLLALPYFAGERTPLFDPDARGIVAGLTLGHGRAELYRAVLEGIAYGVRHNLEAMTAAGGQARRLVAVGGGTKGGLWTQIVSDVTGLPQQLPADTVGACLGDALLAATAVGVDTAGWNPVIGVVEPDPERGALYAAYYRRYRELYESTANITHFLAAQQRAGHAAATDRYGWPDL; encoded by the coding sequence ATGTTCGTCGGAGTTGATATCGGTACCTCGAGCTCCAAGGGTGTACTGGTCCGTCCCGACGGTACCGTTGTCGCCAGATCCGTACGGAAGCATGGTGTTTCGACGCCGCAACCGGGCTGGGTCGAACACGATGCCGAACGCGTGTGGTGGGCGGAGTTCGAGGCCATCATCCGCGAACTCCTCGACGCGGCCGACGGCGCCACGCTCGACGCACTCGCGGTCTCCGGCATCGGCCCGTGCCTGCTGCCCGCCGACGGCGCCGGCAAACCATTGCGCCCGGCCATCCTCTACGGCGTCGACACCAGGGCCACCGCCGAAATCGCCGAACTGAACCGGGAATTCGGCGCCGAAGCGGTCCTGACGCGCGGCGGCTCCCCCTTGACCACCCAGGCGGTCGGGCCCAAACTCCGCTGGCTGGCCCGCAACGAGCCGCAGGTCGCTGCCCGGACCGCCATGCTGCTGATGGCGAGTTCGTTTCTGGTGCACCGGCTTACCGGCCGCTATGTACTGGATCATCAATCGGCCAGTCAATGCGTGCCGATATACGATATGCGCCAACGTGATTGGGCGTTGGACTGGGCCGCTGCGGTGGCACCGGGCCTGAAGTTACCCGAATTGGCCTGGCCCACCGAGGTTGTCGGCCGGGTGAGCGCTGCCGCCGCGTCGGCGACCGGACTACCCGCCGGACTGCCGGTCACCACCGGAACCATCGACGCGTGGGCCGAGGCCGCCAGCGTCGGCGTCCGCGCGCCGGGCGATGCGATGATCATGTACGGCACCACCATGTTCCTCGTACAGGTGCTCACCGAACCCCGCCCGCACCCCGGTCTGTGGCTGACCTGCGGAACCTGGCCCGGCACCTACACCTCGGCGGCCGGGATGGCGACCTCCGGGGCCGTCACGGACTGGCTGCGAAAGCTCGTCGGCGGCGACTTCACCGACCTCGTCACCGAGGCCGCCGAGGTCCCCGCGGGCAGTCGAGGTCTGCTCGCCCTGCCCTACTTCGCGGGCGAGCGCACACCATTGTTCGATCCGGATGCCAGGGGCATCGTCGCGGGCCTCACCCTCGGACACGGACGCGCGGAGCTGTACCGGGCGGTGCTGGAGGGCATCGCCTACGGTGTGCGGCACAATCTCGAGGCGATGACCGCGGCGGGCGGGCAGGCGCGGCGACTCGTCGCGGTCGGCGGCGGCACCAAGGGCGGACTCTGGACCCAGATCGTCTCCGATGTGACCGGCCTGCCCCAGCAACTCCCGGCCGACACCGTCGGCGCCTGCCTCGGCGACGCACTCCTGGCGGCGACGGCCGTCGGCGTCGACACCGCGGGCTGGAATCCGGTCATCGGCGTGGTGGAGCCGGATCCAGAACGCGGCGCGCTCTACGCTGCGTATTACCGGCGTTACCGCGAGCTGTACGAATCCACCGCGAATATCACGCATTTCCTCGCGGCGCAGCAGCGCGCGGGCCACGCCGCGGCCACCGACCGATACGGCTGGCCAGATCTGTGA
- a CDS encoding L-fucose/L-arabinose isomerase family protein — protein MDNPGGGLREAVGMARIGVMSVSDGRDYVHAGIAEFIESAEDRLVAGLRAAGHEVVRGAAPISTNALAGSVARQVAAAGVDLTVLHYAVWAFPHFTMLAAGATPGPLLLLSNIDPVQPGMVGMLAAGGALDQIGRAHTRLWGDAADTDLIEAIGDRARAAAAVSSLRGSTFGRFGGRPMGMNTAVANTDQWQRLFGVDVEEIDQWEIVRRAELADAGEAKGAREWLEHNTAGVHYDGVKLTPELLERQIRSYLAVRELIAEWRLDFCGIKGQPELTQYFATMDITEAFLNDPYDWNGPKPTHVCATEADMDGALTMQLLKQIADTPVLFADVRHYHADRDIWDLCNSGQHATWFAARSDDPAENLAKVHLYPEVFFFPAGGASVHHLAAPGRMTLARLTRNDGDYRMQMMLGDFETYDQATNESLMKQSTWEWPHAFARLDAHGGDFLSRFGANHIHAVPGDHRAPLRAACELLDITLDEFTR, from the coding sequence ATGGATAATCCTGGAGGGGGCCTGCGGGAGGCGGTCGGGATGGCGCGGATCGGGGTTATGAGCGTTTCCGATGGACGTGACTATGTGCACGCCGGGATCGCGGAGTTCATCGAGTCGGCCGAGGACCGGCTGGTCGCCGGGTTGCGGGCGGCCGGGCACGAGGTGGTCCGCGGCGCGGCGCCGATCAGCACGAACGCGCTGGCGGGTTCAGTGGCACGGCAAGTGGCCGCCGCCGGCGTGGATCTCACGGTGCTGCACTACGCAGTCTGGGCGTTCCCGCATTTCACCATGTTGGCCGCGGGCGCGACGCCGGGGCCGCTGCTGCTGCTGTCCAATATCGATCCGGTGCAGCCGGGCATGGTCGGCATGCTGGCCGCGGGCGGGGCGCTGGATCAGATCGGCCGGGCGCACACACGGTTGTGGGGCGATGCGGCCGACACCGACCTGATCGAGGCGATCGGCGACCGGGCGCGCGCGGCGGCGGCCGTATCCAGCTTGCGTGGCAGCACATTCGGCCGCTTCGGCGGTCGGCCGATGGGGATGAATACCGCCGTCGCCAATACCGACCAGTGGCAGCGTCTGTTCGGGGTCGATGTCGAGGAGATCGACCAGTGGGAGATCGTGCGACGCGCCGAGCTGGCCGACGCCGGTGAGGCGAAAGGCGCGCGCGAGTGGTTGGAGCACAACACCGCGGGCGTGCACTACGACGGCGTCAAGCTCACTCCGGAACTGCTGGAACGTCAGATCCGCTCGTATTTGGCCGTGCGTGAGTTGATCGCCGAATGGCGCCTGGACTTCTGCGGCATCAAGGGCCAGCCCGAACTCACCCAGTACTTCGCCACCATGGACATCACCGAGGCCTTCCTCAACGATCCCTACGACTGGAACGGCCCCAAGCCAACCCATGTGTGCGCGACCGAGGCGGATATGGACGGCGCGCTCACCATGCAGCTGCTCAAGCAGATCGCCGACACTCCAGTGCTTTTCGCCGATGTCCGGCATTATCACGCCGACCGCGACATCTGGGATCTGTGCAATTCCGGCCAGCACGCCACCTGGTTCGCCGCACGCAGCGACGATCCGGCCGAGAACCTCGCCAAGGTGCACCTCTATCCCGAGGTGTTCTTCTTCCCGGCGGGCGGCGCGTCCGTGCACCACTTGGCCGCGCCCGGCCGAATGACCCTGGCCCGCCTCACCCGCAACGACGGTGACTACCGAATGCAAATGATGCTGGGCGATTTCGAGACCTACGATCAGGCCACCAACGAATCGCTGATGAAGCAGTCCACCTGGGAATGGCCGCATGCCTTCGCCCGGTTGGACGCACATGGCGGAGATTTCCTGTCCCGCTTCGGCGCCAACCACATTCACGCCGTCCCCGGCGACCACCGCGCCCCGCTCCGAGCCGCGTGCGAGCTCCTCGATATCACCCTCGACGAATTCACCCGATGA
- a CDS encoding SDR family NAD(P)-dependent oxidoreductase, translating to MRTYVITGGTDGMGKGLGLHFLARGDRVLAVASGAAKGARFLNEAAELGAGDRASFVQADLSTLAGMRKVIAEVEAVTDTVDGLVFGAQHFQSERVETADGLEYTFALAYLSRYVIGHGLFDALERAAAPVIMNIAGPGGLPGTIEWDDLQLRDGHRGMRAAMQSSRCIDLLGIAFPQRHPGARTRYVLYNPLTVRTAMADPLPTVHRMLTKAMLLLIGQPVRKAIVPIAELMDHPPTEPIAAFRGRKRLALTGTDFNPSRARRLDAITAELVDSRTVTGG from the coding sequence ATGCGCACCTACGTGATAACCGGCGGTACCGACGGCATGGGCAAGGGCCTGGGCCTGCACTTCCTCGCCCGCGGCGACCGCGTACTCGCGGTGGCCAGCGGCGCGGCGAAAGGCGCCCGATTCCTGAACGAGGCAGCCGAACTCGGCGCGGGCGATCGAGCGAGCTTCGTGCAGGCCGATCTCAGCACGCTCGCCGGAATGCGCAAGGTCATCGCGGAAGTCGAGGCGGTGACCGACACCGTCGACGGCCTCGTCTTCGGCGCACAACACTTCCAGTCCGAACGCGTGGAGACCGCCGACGGCCTCGAATACACCTTCGCACTCGCCTACCTCAGCCGATATGTCATCGGGCACGGACTCTTCGACGCGCTCGAACGCGCCGCCGCCCCGGTCATCATGAATATCGCGGGGCCCGGCGGGCTTCCGGGGACGATCGAATGGGATGACCTCCAGTTGCGCGACGGACACCGTGGCATGCGCGCGGCCATGCAGTCCTCGCGCTGCATCGACCTGCTCGGCATCGCCTTTCCGCAGCGCCACCCGGGGGCACGCACGCGATACGTGCTCTACAACCCGCTGACGGTGCGCACCGCCATGGCCGACCCGCTGCCGACGGTGCACCGCATGCTCACCAAGGCGATGCTGCTGCTCATCGGACAACCGGTCCGCAAGGCCATCGTCCCCATCGCCGAACTCATGGACCATCCGCCGACCGAACCGATCGCCGCGTTCCGCGGCCGCAAACGACTCGCCCTGACGGGCACGGACTTCAATCCGTCCCGGGCCCGGCGGCTCGACGCGATCACCGCCGAACTCGTCGACAGTCGAACGGTCACCGGTGGGTAA
- a CDS encoding TetR/AcrR family transcriptional regulator: protein MTETAAPGRRRDRAATRSALLDAARIRFATTGFDRTGVRDIAGDVGVDPALVFRYFSSKERLFAEAMHLEIPKGVAADRHRPVVSIVDALLRDVVFGDWPEFGGEHPLLAILRSSGHAAVREQFRAELCDGYLREMTERLDGDDAALRAEVIGALLLGLGVMRSVAGAPALSEASFEQTRALVASMVRAVSGVRPR, encoded by the coding sequence ATGACCGAAACCGCAGCGCCGGGCCGTCGGCGCGACCGTGCCGCCACTCGATCTGCGTTGTTGGACGCCGCCCGAATCCGGTTCGCCACCACGGGGTTCGACCGAACCGGCGTCCGCGATATCGCGGGTGACGTGGGTGTCGATCCGGCGCTGGTGTTCCGCTACTTCAGTTCGAAGGAACGGCTCTTCGCCGAGGCGATGCATCTCGAGATCCCGAAAGGTGTTGCCGCCGACCGGCATCGACCGGTGGTGTCCATCGTGGACGCCCTACTGCGTGATGTCGTTTTCGGGGACTGGCCCGAATTCGGCGGTGAGCACCCGCTGCTGGCGATATTGCGGTCCAGCGGCCATGCCGCCGTACGCGAGCAGTTCCGCGCCGAACTGTGCGACGGCTATCTGCGTGAGATGACCGAGCGGCTCGACGGTGACGATGCGGCGCTGCGTGCCGAAGTGATCGGTGCGCTGCTGCTGGGGTTGGGGGTGATGCGCTCGGTGGCGGGCGCGCCCGCGCTCTCCGAGGCGTCCTTCGAACAGACCCGGGCGTTGGTGGCGAGTATGGTGCGGGCGGTCAGCGGGGTACGGCCGCGGTAG
- a CDS encoding family 43 glycosylhydrolase, whose product MATREVVRAGAFAKMYDPSAGEQHPWYINDHTLVRDDSDRWHLFGITHPEPADPFHEIEFAHATAHRLRGPWTKHAPALTVDHAYGETHLWAPHVIGVDGLYYMFYAGGGADRAGAAMNLATSIDLHHWTRSRTGPLFRDGYDARDPMVLCIGEKWVMYYCATSAPHGGHHVVAYRTSGDLVHWGDRHIAYTDPTIGTEAGNTESPFVVHHGGWWYLFIGPRPHYVGTDVFRSDNPFQFRIGDKVGHIAAHAAELVQDDDHWWITSAGWAQGGVHLAALTFPTPRTTTAAVPR is encoded by the coding sequence ATGGCAACGCGTGAAGTGGTGCGAGCAGGCGCGTTCGCGAAGATGTACGACCCGAGTGCGGGCGAACAGCATCCGTGGTACATCAACGACCACACCCTGGTTCGCGACGACTCGGACCGCTGGCACCTGTTCGGCATCACCCATCCGGAACCCGCGGACCCGTTCCACGAGATCGAATTCGCGCACGCGACCGCACATCGCCTGCGCGGACCGTGGACCAAACACGCACCCGCCCTCACCGTCGACCACGCCTACGGCGAGACACATCTGTGGGCGCCGCACGTCATCGGTGTGGACGGCCTGTACTACATGTTCTACGCGGGCGGCGGCGCCGATCGCGCCGGCGCCGCGATGAATCTGGCCACCTCGATCGACCTGCACCACTGGACCCGCAGCCGGACCGGACCGCTGTTCCGTGACGGCTACGACGCGAGGGATCCGATGGTGCTGTGCATCGGCGAGAAGTGGGTGATGTACTACTGCGCCACCAGCGCACCGCACGGCGGCCACCATGTGGTCGCCTACCGCACCAGCGGCGATCTGGTGCACTGGGGCGACCGGCATATCGCCTACACCGACCCGACCATCGGCACCGAGGCAGGCAATACCGAATCCCCCTTCGTCGTGCACCACGGCGGCTGGTGGTACCTGTTCATCGGTCCGCGCCCGCATTACGTCGGCACCGATGTCTTCCGCAGTGACAACCCCTTCCAGTTCCGCATCGGCGACAAGGTGGGCCATATCGCCGCGCACGCCGCCGAGCTCGTCCAGGATGACGACCACTGGTGGATCACCAGCGCGGGCTGGGCCCAGGGCGGTGTCCACCTCGCCGCACTGACCTTCCCGACTCCGCGCACGACTACCGCGGCCGTACCCCGCTGA
- a CDS encoding tyrosine-protein phosphatase, whose translation MFTDSAQRRWVEFAEIDNVRDLGGLPVLGGGTTRFGIAYRSSTPQHLTEDDLGILIGPVGLRTLIDLRNPDEVVREGCGRLTGSPAVRMVNLPVRKATGVAATPAELVPDGRHYDLVGLYRDLLSGSGESIVAAARLIADAERHSVVFHCAAGKDRTGIVAAMVLDAVGVPAEAIAADYALTGERLERIRARLDALPSYHGLPPVRTGILAVDPDVIIGFLDELHRTHDGAAGWLLDNGLTDAELALLRTTLVDA comes from the coding sequence ATGTTCACCGATAGCGCCCAGCGGCGATGGGTGGAGTTCGCCGAGATCGACAATGTTCGCGACCTCGGCGGGCTCCCGGTACTCGGCGGCGGCACAACCCGATTCGGCATCGCCTACCGCTCCAGCACACCCCAGCATCTCACCGAGGACGACCTCGGCATCCTGATCGGCCCGGTCGGCCTGCGCACGCTGATCGACCTTCGTAATCCGGATGAGGTGGTGCGCGAGGGCTGCGGCCGACTGACCGGCAGCCCGGCGGTACGGATGGTGAATCTCCCGGTGCGCAAAGCGACCGGGGTCGCCGCGACCCCCGCCGAACTCGTCCCCGATGGCAGACACTACGACCTGGTCGGCCTCTATCGCGATCTGCTTTCCGGCAGTGGCGAATCCATCGTCGCGGCGGCCCGCCTGATCGCCGACGCCGAGCGCCACTCGGTCGTCTTCCATTGCGCCGCGGGCAAAGACCGCACCGGGATCGTCGCCGCCATGGTGCTGGACGCGGTCGGCGTCCCGGCCGAGGCGATCGCCGCGGATTACGCGCTCACCGGCGAACGCCTGGAACGCATCCGCGCCCGCCTGGACGCCCTCCCCTCGTATCACGGACTCCCGCCCGTGCGCACCGGCATCCTGGCCGTCGACCCCGACGTCATCATCGGATTCCTCGACGAACTGCACAGGACCCACGACGGTGCCGCTGGCTGGTTGCTCGACAACGGCCTCACCGACGCCGAACTGGCGCTGTTGCGAACGACGTTGGTCGATGCGTAA